The segment TAGCATTACTTGGTCAAAATGGCTCGGGAAAATCGACCTTATTAAAATTGATATTGGGATTATTAAAGCCGATGACAGGCGAAATTGAGTTATTTGGTGAAAATGCGAATCAATTTAAACATCGTGAAAGGATTGGCTATGTTTCACAGAAATCCAACGCGTTTAATTCAGGATTTCCAGCAACTGTACAAGAAGTTGTGAAAAGTGGTTTAGCGAAAAAAACTGGATTATTTAAAAGTTTACCGAAAAATGCAGATGAACTTGTGTCTCGTGCATTAGCCGATGTCGGAATGGAATCATTTGCGAAACGAAACATTGGGCAACTATCGGGTGGCCAACAGCAGCGGGTATTTATTGCACGTGCACTTGTAGCGCAGCCAAAGTTGTTAATTTTGGATGAGCCAACCGTTGGGATTGATCATGAAAACGTGCAGGCATTTTATGATATGCTCGCACATTTAAATGTTCAACACCAAATGACAATGATTTTAGTTACACATGATGTAGATATTGTGTCAGACCGTATCAGCCATGTTGCTTGTTTAAATCAAACGATTCATTTCCATGGTTATAAAAATGATTTTGATACGCTTTCGCAAGAGCAGATTGATGCATGGTATGGTCATTCAGTGCGAAAGATTCATTAAGAGGAGCAGGCGTAGATGATTGAAGCAATATTAAACTATGAATTTTTACAAAATGCCTTTTTCTCAGGGCTCATTATTGGGATTATTGCGCCATTACTTGGGGTATTTATTGTTGTACGAAGGTTATCCCTTATTGCCGATGCACTTTCACATGTAACGCTTGCAGGAATTGCAGGGAGTCTTTATTTAAGCCAGTCGGTGGCGGCATTTGCGTTATTAAATCCGATTTATTTAGGGATTGTGGCATCGGTAAGTGGATCGATTTTAATTGAGCGCTTGCGTCGAGTGTATAAACATTACGAGGAGCTTGCCATTCCGATTATTATGTCGGGTGGTATTGGGATAAGCGCGATTTTAATTTCACTAGCGAGCGGCTTTAACACTGATTTAATGAGTTATTTATTTGGTTCAGTATCAGCTGTATCGCGACAAGATTTGTATGTCGTTTTGGCAATTGCCATTATTGTAGTGTTATTTTTACGCTTATTTTTCAAGGAGTTATTTGTGCTTTCATTTGATGAAGAATATGCAAAAGCGAGTGGTTTACCTGCAAAATGGGTGCACTTATTATTTATGGTAGTTGTCGCGCTTGTCATTGCGGCAAGCATGCGCATTGTTGGCATATTACTCGTTTCTAGCTTAATGACGTTACCGGTAGCAGCAGCTATGCGATTAGCTCGTGGCTTTAAAGAAGCGATCATTTACTCGATTATATTCGGTGAACTAGCTGTTATTATTGGACTTGTATCCGCCTTCTATTTAAATTTAGCACCAGGTGGAACAATTGTTGTCACTTCGATTTTAATTTTATTGTTTGTCATATTGTTGAAAAAGGTAATGTTAAAGATGGCAACTAAAACGAAAGGGGAAGATTTACTGTGAATGAAACGCGCGCGTGGGAAATATTAAAGGACAATGGCTATAAAAAGACAGATAAACGAGCACTAATCTTGGATATGTTTGCAGCTACGGACAAATATTTGACTGCCCGTGATTTGTTGTCAGTATTAAAAAAAGACTCCCCAGGGATGAGCTTTGACACAATTTATCGCAACTTAGCAACATTTGTAGAGTTAGATATTTTAGAGGAAACCGAGCTCAATGGCGAACGAAACTTCCGCATGCACTGCGAGTCCGATCACCACCATCATCACTTTATCTGTCGTGACTGTGGCAATGTAAAGGAGCTTGCGGTATGCCCGATGGAAATGCTCGGTGAAAAGCTCCCAGGTTATGAAGTGGAGGCACATAAGTTTGAGATTTATGGGAAGTGTCCGGAGTGTCAGGTTGGATGAAAGCTCTGTAACCTTGTTAAATAAAGGGGTAAAGTATATTTTATCATACCGTGGTCATTTTATTGATCATAAGCGCCAGTAAATCACTCTAAATATGAAGGTCTTTCATCAATTTATGGAATTGGTGGAAGGCCTTTTTAGTTAAGGAACACTATTGGGTCTGAACTCGAGTGAGCGTACCCTTTGAGAAGAATCATTAAGTTTGGTAGCTATATCATCAATGCGAGATTGCCCTATTATTATAGACTGGTATAATGGGGTTATTATTTAATAGTGTTAAAATTTGGATTGTTACATTAAGGGAAGATCAAGTGAGTGCATAGGGAAAAGAGAAAAGGGGGAAGGGTTTTGAGTAAAATAGAAGATTCTACATCAATTACAGAGCTAAGAACACAAATAAGAGGTATGAAAGAATTGCTGGGCAATAAAACTTTACTTACATCTATGGGAATTACACCGCTTCAAAAAAGTCAACTCTCTAATCAAGTGAAAAAGATTGAGATGGAATTTACTTCGCTCTTCACTTTACCGGACAATTTTAATGAAACTTTCAAAAATACAGGATGGATTGCTTCCGAGTTTCTAAGTGTTGAAATTATAAAAAAGAGTATTGAAATTGCAAACGATAAGGGAATTGATGTTGGAGAGGAATTTTTAGCTAGTTATTATACAAATAGAGAAAAAGTAAAACATTTATGTATACGAGCTAAGAGAAACCTTGGGGATAGGTCGTCATTATTTGAGTTAGCTACTGATGACCACTTCAGTGGGAGATATTAT is part of the Solibacillus sp. FSL K6-1523 genome and harbors:
- a CDS encoding metal ABC transporter ATP-binding protein; this encodes MKKPLIELKNVSFQYEYTQVLKNISLRVEEGDFLALLGQNGSGKSTLLKLILGLLKPMTGEIELFGENANQFKHRERIGYVSQKSNAFNSGFPATVQEVVKSGLAKKTGLFKSLPKNADELVSRALADVGMESFAKRNIGQLSGGQQQRVFIARALVAQPKLLILDEPTVGIDHENVQAFYDMLAHLNVQHQMTMILVTHDVDIVSDRISHVACLNQTIHFHGYKNDFDTLSQEQIDAWYGHSVRKIH
- a CDS encoding metal ABC transporter permease → MIEAILNYEFLQNAFFSGLIIGIIAPLLGVFIVVRRLSLIADALSHVTLAGIAGSLYLSQSVAAFALLNPIYLGIVASVSGSILIERLRRVYKHYEELAIPIIMSGGIGISAILISLASGFNTDLMSYLFGSVSAVSRQDLYVVLAIAIIVVLFLRLFFKELFVLSFDEEYAKASGLPAKWVHLLFMVVVALVIAASMRIVGILLVSSLMTLPVAAAMRLARGFKEAIIYSIIFGELAVIIGLVSAFYLNLAPGGTIVVTSILILLFVILLKKVMLKMATKTKGEDLL
- a CDS encoding Fur family transcriptional regulator — encoded protein: MNETRAWEILKDNGYKKTDKRALILDMFAATDKYLTARDLLSVLKKDSPGMSFDTIYRNLATFVELDILEETELNGERNFRMHCESDHHHHHFICRDCGNVKELAVCPMEMLGEKLPGYEVEAHKFEIYGKCPECQVG